In a single window of the Acipenser ruthenus chromosome 42, fAciRut3.2 maternal haplotype, whole genome shotgun sequence genome:
- the LOC117416399 gene encoding N-acyl-aromatic-L-amino acid amidohydrolase (carboxylate-forming)-like — protein MSEARYCPISCLPMRRCFRVAAKTGVFTVPGRQLILKETTTRNLMERSTAFPSRPLSRVVVTSGTHGNELGGVCLVREWLRQGNTPFLHWRSFRAQTLLANPRATKQNRRYLETDLNRCFTAKILRSLSPLHSSAVF, from the exons ATGAGTGAAGCCAGGTATTGCCCTATTTCCTGTCTGCCAATGCGGCGTTGTTTCCGTGTTGCAGCGAAAACCGGTGTTTTTACAGTTCCGGGCAGGCAGTTAATTCTGAAGGAAACAACAACGCGAAACCTG ATGGAACGTTCCACTGCCTTTCCCTCCCGACCTCTCAGCAGAGTGGTTGTGACCAGCGGTACCCATGGCAATGAGCTGGGAGGAGTCTGTCTGGTGAGGGAGTGGCTGAGGCAGGGCAACACCCCCTTTCTGCACTGGCGCAGCTTCAGAGCGCAGACACTGCTAGCCAATCCCAGAGCAACCAAGCAGAACAGGAGATACCTGGAGACAGACCTGAACAGGTGCTTCACAGCAAAGATATTGAG gtcTCTCTCTCCCCTACACTCCTCTGCAGTGTTTTGA